The following coding sequences are from one Diadema setosum chromosome 9, eeDiaSeto1, whole genome shotgun sequence window:
- the LOC140232987 gene encoding dipeptidase 1-like codes for MERGRLILLIVGVTVVTSAVIVAIAVPVSLNKRQTSEIETAKQYMREVPLVDGHNDWPWQLKQRQDNALQTIDLNSDLTALWDISHTDIPRLKEGLVGGQFWAAYTSCNSQYNDAVKHILDQIDVIKRMVQMYPETFDFVTTAQGIVDSHANGKIASLIGVEGGHNIDSNMAVLRMLYELGVRYMTVTHSCNTPWADNWRKTNEQPAEFNGLTDWGMDVIREMNRLGMLIDLAHVSEDTMMDVLDITTAPVMFSHTSAFALCNHYRNAPDYILERVKENGGVVMVNFFTLYINCPPGNISTDTSEATLAQIADHMDHIKDVCGWECVGIGSDYDGVDTVPTGLEDVSKFPDLIAELIRRDWTETEVKGAIGNNLLRVFRDVEAERDRLQESVLPYENSMPRNSGGEATNQCRTYVYDPPTV; via the exons ATGGAGCGTGGTCGTTTGATTCTTCTCATCGTCGGTGTCACAGTTGTGACATCAGCCGTTATTGTTGCCATAGCTGTACCCGTGTCCCTCAACAAGAGACAAACGAGCGAGATCGAGACAGCGAAGCAGTACATGAGGGAAGTACCTCTCGTCGACGG CCACAACGACTGGCCCTGGCAGCTGAAGCAGAGACAAGACAACGCTTTACAGACCATCGATTTGAACAGCGACCTCACCGCTCTGTGGGACATCAGTCATACCGATATTCCACGCCTGAAGGAAGGACTTGTTGGTGGTCAG TTTTGGGCCGCCTACACGAGTTGCAACTCCCAGTACAATGACGCCGTGAAGCACATCTTAGATCAGATTGACGTCATCAAGCGAATGGTCCAGATGTATCCGGAGACCTTTGACTTCGTCACCACGGCCCAAG GTATCGTGGATTCCCACGCCAACGGAAAGATCGCATCTCTCATTGGCGTAGAGGGTGGGCACAACATCGACAGCAACATGGCGGTACTGCGCATGCTCTACGAACTGGGCGTGAGATACATGACGGTCACGCACAGCTGTAACACCCCATG GGCAGATAACTGGAGGAAAACTAATGAGCAGCCGGCGGAATTCAATGGTCTCACAGACTGGGGCATG GACGTTATCCGTGAAATGAATCGACTGGGTATGCTCATTGACCTTGCACATGTGTCTGAAGATACGATGATGGACGTCCTGGACATCACTACGGCCCCCGTCATGTTCAGCCACACCTCGGCCTTTGCGCTCTGCAACCACTACCGAAACGCTCCCGACTATATCCTTGAAAGAGTG AAAGAAAATGGTGGCGTTGTGATGGTGAACTTTTTCACTTTGTACATCAACTGTCCTCCTGGGAATATTTCGACGGACACGAGCGAGGCAACTCTGGCTCAGATCGCTG ATCACATGGATCACATCAAGGACGTTTGTGGATGGGAGTGTGTGGGTATTGGCAGCGACTACGATGGTGTCGATAC AGTCCCGACGGGTCTTGAAGACGTGTCAAAGTTCCCGGATCTTATCGCCGAGCTGATCAGACGAGATTGGACGGAGACCGAGGTGAAGGGCGCCATCGGAAATAACCTACTGAGAGTCTTCAGAGATGTGGAAGCG GAGAGAGATAGGCTACAGGAGTCAGTACTGCCTTACGAAAACTCCATGCCTCGAAACAGCGGCGGTGAAGCAACGAATCAGTGCCGCACCTACGTCTACGATCCTCCGACTGTATAA
- the LOC140232834 gene encoding dipeptidase 1-like isoform X2, whose translation MERSRLVLLVVAVVVLVTALAVAVAIPVSRSKRRTISDLDKARRYMMEVPLIDTHNDLPGRLRMHENGKLQNVDLNSDISHRFNASHTDIPRLREGLVGGQFKDAIMHLLDTIDIIKRIVQMYPKTFDFVTTAQGIVDSHANGKIASLIGVEGGHAMDSSMAVLRMLYDLGVRYMTITHDCNTPWADNWQEITNPNLEHNGLTAYGKRVIHEMNRLGIMVDLSHTSTKTMTGILNVTKAPIIFSHSSAFALSNHYRNVPDDVLRMVSQNGGVVMTNFYTEYINLPPGNVSTDTREGTLEQIADHMDHIKEVCGWQCVGLGSDFNGGDTHPTGLEDVSKFPDLIAELIRRDWTETEVKGAIGNNLLRVFRDVEAIKTEMRSIPPDESMISRDSEGEASNPCRTYVYNPPSEAPPISTVTAPFTL comes from the exons ATGGAGCGCTCCCGTTTAGTTCTTCTCGTTGTCGCCGTCGTGGTTCTGGTCACTGCACTGGCCGTGGCCGTAGCCATCCCCGTGTCACGGAGCAAACGGCGGACAATTTCTGACCTCGACAAGGCTAGGCGGTACATGATGGAAGTACCCCTTATTGACAC GCATAACGACCTGCCAGGAAGACTAAGAATGCACGAAAACGGAAAACTTCAAAACGTCGATTTGAATAGCGACATCTCTCATCGATTTAACGCCAGTCATACCGACATACCCCGACTGAGAGAAGGGCTAGTTGGTGGGCAG TTCAAAGATGCCATCATGCACCTCCTGGATACAATCGACATCATCAAGCGAATAGTTCAGATGTATCCAAAAACATTTGATTTCGTCACAACTGCACAAG GAATAGTAGACTCGCATGCCAACGGGAAGATTGCCTCCCTGATCGGCGTAGAGGGCGGTCACGCGATGGATAGCAGTATGGCCGTTTTGCGCATGCTCTATGATCTTGGAGTTAGATATATGACGATCACCCACGACTGCAATACTCCATG GgcagataactggcaggaaatAACCAACCCGAATCTAGAGCACAACGGTCTCACGGCTTATGGCAAG CGCGTGATCCACGAAATGAATCGTCTCGGCATCATGGTCGACCTGTCGCATACGTCCACGAAGACGATGACCGGCATTCTCAACGTCACGAAGGCTCCGATCATCTTCAGTCACTCCTCGGCCTTTGCACTCAGCAACCACTACCGGAACGTCCCCGATGATGTACTCAGAATGGTG agCCAAAATGGTGGAGTAGTGATGACCAACTTTTACACGGAGTACATCAATCTCCCGCCGGGTAACGTGTCCACTGACACGCGGGAAGGTACGCTGGAACAAATAGCGG ATCACATGGATCACATAAAAGAAGTCTGCGGCTGGCAGTGTGTTGGACTCGGCAGTGACTTCAATGGTGGAGACAC CCATCCGACGGGTCTTGAGGACGTGTCGAAGTTCCCGGATCTAATCGCTGAGCTGATCAGACGGGATTGGACGGAGACCGAGGTGAAGGGCGCCATCGGAAATAACCTACTGAGAGTCTTCAGAGATGTGGAAGCG ATAAAAACAGAGATGAGAAGCATTCCGCCTGATGAAAGCATGATCAGCAGAGACAGCGAGGGTGAAGCCAGCAACCCGTGCCGAACATACGTCTACAATCCACCGTCAGAAGCACCACCAATATCAACAGTAACAGCGCCATTTACACTTTAA
- the LOC140232834 gene encoding dipeptidase 1-like isoform X1 — MERSRLVLLVVAVVVLVTALAVAVAIPVSRSKRRTISDLDKARRYMMEVPLIDTHNDLPGRLRMHENGKLQNVDLNSDISHRFNASHTDIPRLREGLVGGQFWSAWAPCYSQFKDAIMHLLDTIDIIKRIVQMYPKTFDFVTTAQGIVDSHANGKIASLIGVEGGHAMDSSMAVLRMLYDLGVRYMTITHDCNTPWADNWQEITNPNLEHNGLTAYGKRVIHEMNRLGIMVDLSHTSTKTMTGILNVTKAPIIFSHSSAFALSNHYRNVPDDVLRMVSQNGGVVMTNFYTEYINLPPGNVSTDTREGTLEQIADHMDHIKEVCGWQCVGLGSDFNGGDTHPTGLEDVSKFPDLIAELIRRDWTETEVKGAIGNNLLRVFRDVEAIKTEMRSIPPDESMISRDSEGEASNPCRTYVYNPPSEAPPISTVTAPFTL; from the exons ATGGAGCGCTCCCGTTTAGTTCTTCTCGTTGTCGCCGTCGTGGTTCTGGTCACTGCACTGGCCGTGGCCGTAGCCATCCCCGTGTCACGGAGCAAACGGCGGACAATTTCTGACCTCGACAAGGCTAGGCGGTACATGATGGAAGTACCCCTTATTGACAC GCATAACGACCTGCCAGGAAGACTAAGAATGCACGAAAACGGAAAACTTCAAAACGTCGATTTGAATAGCGACATCTCTCATCGATTTAACGCCAGTCATACCGACATACCCCGACTGAGAGAAGGGCTAGTTGGTGGGCAG TTTTGGTCCGCCTGGGCTCCATGTTACTCGCAGTTCAAAGATGCCATCATGCACCTCCTGGATACAATCGACATCATCAAGCGAATAGTTCAGATGTATCCAAAAACATTTGATTTCGTCACAACTGCACAAG GAATAGTAGACTCGCATGCCAACGGGAAGATTGCCTCCCTGATCGGCGTAGAGGGCGGTCACGCGATGGATAGCAGTATGGCCGTTTTGCGCATGCTCTATGATCTTGGAGTTAGATATATGACGATCACCCACGACTGCAATACTCCATG GgcagataactggcaggaaatAACCAACCCGAATCTAGAGCACAACGGTCTCACGGCTTATGGCAAG CGCGTGATCCACGAAATGAATCGTCTCGGCATCATGGTCGACCTGTCGCATACGTCCACGAAGACGATGACCGGCATTCTCAACGTCACGAAGGCTCCGATCATCTTCAGTCACTCCTCGGCCTTTGCACTCAGCAACCACTACCGGAACGTCCCCGATGATGTACTCAGAATGGTG agCCAAAATGGTGGAGTAGTGATGACCAACTTTTACACGGAGTACATCAATCTCCCGCCGGGTAACGTGTCCACTGACACGCGGGAAGGTACGCTGGAACAAATAGCGG ATCACATGGATCACATAAAAGAAGTCTGCGGCTGGCAGTGTGTTGGACTCGGCAGTGACTTCAATGGTGGAGACAC CCATCCGACGGGTCTTGAGGACGTGTCGAAGTTCCCGGATCTAATCGCTGAGCTGATCAGACGGGATTGGACGGAGACCGAGGTGAAGGGCGCCATCGGAAATAACCTACTGAGAGTCTTCAGAGATGTGGAAGCG ATAAAAACAGAGATGAGAAGCATTCCGCCTGATGAAAGCATGATCAGCAGAGACAGCGAGGGTGAAGCCAGCAACCCGTGCCGAACATACGTCTACAATCCACCGTCAGAAGCACCACCAATATCAACAGTAACAGCGCCATTTACACTTTAA